The sequence below is a genomic window from Draconibacterium halophilum.
GCACAAAGCAGCTTTAGTTCATTTAGAATTAACAAACTGACCGACCGCGCTAAAATTCAATCGGAATACGGCGATATTGAAATTGAAGGTACCGTGCCCGATTTTAGTGGTATAAATATCGAATCGCGATCAACCGACATCAACCTGTATTTTAACAGCGAATCAGCATTTAGTTTCGACATTCAACATACAAAAGCAGAATTGAGTCTCGACAATCATTTCACCGTTGAAAAGGAAGACACATTGGATGAAAAAGAGAATGAAATAAAGATTACCGGAAATTTTGGAGCGGCTCCGGAATCAACCGAAAAGCTTATTATCAGGGCGAACTCGGGCAATATTAATCTGCGCACTGCATACTAAATAAAATTTTTAGCACGCATTTTGCAACCTCCTCAAAAAACACCTGTCTTTTAAAAGCAGAAAGAAAACAATTATTAACCGCAAGGGAATTGTTTGCCAAAGCCATGAAAACAATTAAGCAAGCGTCCCGCCAGAAAACAATTTGTTATGAAAACGATTAAGCTATTCATTTATGGGCTTGCTATGATCTTTAGCGCCACCAGTTGTATCGACGAATTTACTGTTGAAGGAAATGGAATCCGCGGAACAGAAAGCCGAATTGTTACCTCCTTTGAAAAAGTAAAATCATCCGGAGATTTTGAAGTTCACATCACCGAAGCACAAAGCCACGATGTGGTAATAAGTGCTGAGGAAAACCTGTTGCAGTACATTGAAACTTATGTTTCGGGCGAAACCTTGCACATTGATGTAAAAGGAATTCGGGACTTGAGAAACCGCCTCCCAATGGAAATATTTGTTTCGACTCCAACGCTTCGAGGGATTAAACAAAGCGGATCAGGAATTATTACCACCGACTATTTTGTGAGCGAGGAAATGGATGTAGTTCTTTCCGGATCGGGAAGTATAGTTACTGCCTTTGAAGCCGAAGAAGTTGATGCTTTACTCTCAGGATCGGGAACGATTGAATTCTCGGGCTTTGCCGACGATGCTGATTTTGTTATCAGTGGCTCGGGAACTATTGATGCTCATCAACTCGATCTCTACAATTGCACTTCTTCAACATCAGGTTCGGGCGATATGTTTGTTACTGTTTCCCGTAATCTTCGCTCCAATATCTCAGGAAGCGGGAATGTATTCTATTCCGGAACCCCGGGTGTTGAAACACATATCTCCGGCTCAGGCAGCGTAATCAGCGAAAACTAAAAACTAACTACTATGAAACGCTTCCTCATTATCATGCTATTTTCAATTCCACTGGCCTTATCGGCACAAACTTTTGATAAAGCAATTGGAATCCGTGGTGGACATTCGGCGGGTTTCGAGTATCGCTTTTACACCGACGATGCCAACTCGTACAAACTACTTTTAGCCACTCGCGACAATGGAATTCAGTTACACGCTCTTAAAGAATTTCACGAGTACGACCTTTTTACCTTCTCCGAGCAATTATCGCTTTTTTACGGATTGGGAGCCCATTTCGGCTACGAACAATGGGACAAATACTATGTGCAAAACAATACCAGTTGGTACGAAGAACGAACAGCGCTGCTGGCAGGAGTAGATGCCGTTGTAGGTGTAGAATACCTGTTTTACGAAGTACCGCTCTCCATCGGTTTCGAGGCAAAACCATATATCGATGTATTGGGCCGCGACTTTTTCGACCTTGAACTATTCGACTTTGCCTTTACCATAAAATATCATTTTTAAGCCAAAACAACTATTTAACAAATTCAGAAAAATGAGAACACTAACAATCTTAGCAGTCTTGCTAATGGCTGCCGGTTTTGCCTATGCGCAAGACGACTATTACGACAACGAGGTAGAAACTATTTTCTCGAACCAACGAAGCTACGGAGGTTACGGCGCTTTCTCAATTGGGTACACCAAAATTGGAGGACGCGATGCAATGGTAGCCGGAGCACGCGGAGCTTTTATATTCGATCACTCGTTTGCCATTGGGTTGGCTGGTTATGGTTTTGTTAACGACCTGGAGTATCATAATTACCAGACAAACCTGGAAGACCGCCTTTTTTTAGCCGGAGGTTACGGGGGTGTATTTTTCGAACCTATTATTGGAGGGACAAAACCCGTGCATGTTTCTTTTCCAATTGTTGTAGGAATGGGAGGAATATCGCTGGCAGAACATACAGGTTGGGGCTGGAACCATGATTACTATAACGATTATCAAGAATACGACACCGACCTGTTTTTTGTTTTCGAACCGGGGGTGGAACTGGAATTCAACCTCACCCGCTTTTTTCGCATTGCAACTTATGGTAGTTATCGCCTAACTTCCGACATTGAATTGTATGATACGAATCCGGATGTTCTGCGGAATTTTAATGTGGGAATGACCTTTAAGTTTGGGAAGTTTTAAACCTTCCCGTTAAAAATAAAAAGCGGTCGCCCGATAAACTTCGGACAACCGCTTTTTTATTCAGTCAAACTTTTTTTATTCGTAAAATCAACGTAATCCTGCGATTTCAAATAATCCAGGCTTTTTTCACAGCTCACCAATGGATCGAAATTGTAGCGTTCAACTTCTACAATACCATATTTGGCACCTGATTTTTCGCGCTCAGCAAAAACCGAAGCAAAATCCATTTTTCCACTTTCGCCCAATTCCTTTTCGTCTTTAATGTGCCACAATTCAAAACGTCCGGGATATTTTTCGAAATAATCTACGGCATTTTTACCTCCTTCAGCAATCCAGTATAAATCGAGTTGGAACATCACTTTTTCAGGATCTGTCAATTCCAGCATCCAGTCGTAAAGCGGCTTACCTTCGTATTCTGTAGTAAACTCTTTATCGTGGTTATGGTAGCCAAAACGAATACCGGCGGCATTACATTTTTCGCCAACGGCATTAAAATACTCGCAGTAAGCTTTTATTCCGTCGAGGCTTTCGTAGGCCGAACCACCCATCGATGGCTGAACGATCCATTTTACACCCGCTGCTTTGTGTGCGGCAATACAGGTATCCCACCAGGCCATGGTTTCGTCCCAGTTTTCTTCCGTAGGAACCGACTGTCCGGTGTGGGCTCCCAAAAATTGCAGTCCGTTGCTTTCACACAAATTTTTAAACTCTACAGGATCAATGCCATACATTTTGCCATCGCCGTAACCGGCAGTTTCTACAAACTTGTAACCACTTTCGCCAACAGCCTTCAGGGTTGCAGTTACATCTTCGTTCATATTGTCTTTAACCGACCAAAGTTGTAAACCGATAAACAGTTCTTTTTCAGCTTCAGTGCTTTTTTCTTCAGCTTTTTTTGGAGCCGAATTACACGCTGTAAATCCTTGCATAAAGAGTGCAGCAACGGCAATTACTGCCACTAATTTTAAACTAATTCTTTTTGAAATCATTTTATTTGGTTTTAGGTACTTAAATAGTGTCACGAAAAAGTGACTTTCCACAAAGATGGCTTTTTTCGGTTATTATTCCCAAATTTCGTAATTCATTAATCATTACTTTTGTGCTTTCACTTTCTGAAACATGAAACGAACATGAAATTTTTCATTCAAAAATTACAAAAACAAGAATGAATAAATTTGATGTGAGAGCGACGGATGGAGCGGTTCCATCTGTCAATTTTGAATTTTTAGATTCATCAGGAAATTAAAATTTATATGGATGAAAAATAAAGAACTGCTGGCCATACTTTCTGCTCTGGGAGCTATATTCTTCTGGAGCTTTTCTTTTGTATGGTTTAAAATTGCATTTATAGCCTACAAACCGATTACGGTTGTTTTGTTCCGGCTTCTGATTTCTGCATTTCTCATCCTTATTATTGCCCGCTTTTTAAAGCGCCTGCAAAAACCGGGGAAAAAAGACTACAAACTTTTTTTCCTGATCGCATTTTTCGAACCCTTTCTTTATTTTTTAGGTGAAAGTTATGGATTGCAGTATGTTTCATCAACCGTAGCAGCAGTTATTGTTGCCACCATTCCATTGTTTACGCCAATGGCTGCCTGGTATTTCCATAAAGAGAAATTAAGTAAAATGAATATGGTTGGCCTTGTAATTTCATTTGCAGGCGTGGCATTGGTTGTTCTAAATGGCAGTTTTAGGCTCGATGCTTCACCATTAGGGATTGGCCTCGAGTTTATGGCAGTTTTGTCAGCTATCGGCTACTCCATTGTTTTAAAAAGCCTGGCTTCGCGATACAATACACTTACCATTATTGCCTATCAAAATATTATTGGAGTAATCCTTTTCCTGCCCATCTGGCTAACCATCGATTTTCAGGATTTTTTACAAACACCTTTTCATCCGCAGGCATTCAGAGCCATAATACTGTTGGCAGTATTTTCATCTACATTTGCCTTTGTGTTTTTTACACAGAGTGTACGGCAACTTGGAGTAACACGATCGAACACGTTTACAAATCTTATTCCTGTGTTTGTAGCCATACTGGCCTTTTTTATTCTGAAAGACGAATTGGGACTTCAAAAAATCGTTGGTATTATTGTGGTTGTCTCCGGGCTATTCCTCTCGCAAATAAAGAAAAAGGATACAAACGGACGCCTAAAAGCGGTTGAGGTACACCGGAAATAAATTGCAACAAAATGAACATCAATTATAAAACACCGGAAGAATTAAAACTGCTTACCGATAAAAGCAGACCGGAAACCAATGCTCTTTTGAAAAAGCTGAAAAAGAAAAAACCAAAGCGGCTTGATGATGTGGTACATTCGCTGCATTACGAGGCTTTTGATAATTTCGACTGCCTGGATTGTGCCAACTGCTGTAAAACAATTGGGCCACGCCTCATCGATAAAGACATTGAACGACTGGCGAAACATCTGAAAATGAAAGTGGCCGATTTTATGGATCAATACATACGCACCGATGAAGACGGCGACTTTGTTTTTAACGCAGACCCCTGCCCTTTTTTGCTGCCCGACAATTATTGTATGGTATACGAAAGCCGCCCGAAAGCCTGTCGCGAATACCCACACACTGATCGAAAACGTTTTTACCAAATTCTCGACCTGTCGCATAAAAATTGCGAAACCTGCCCTATTGTACTGGAGGTTTTAGAGGAACTGAAAAAGGAAAATTTCTAAAAGTTAATCCCGTAAGCTTTCTGACATATCAGCATCAGGAGTGACTTCAAAACTTATTTCTCCAAAACAAACGGTGCCGGCACTTGTAATTCCTTCTACTAAAACTTTATAACGGGCGTTATCATCCGATGTAAAGAATGAAATATTCGCTTCTCCATTGTTAATTTTTACCGAAGGATTCCAGTATAAAGTTGTTCGGTGATCCGGTCTTTCCGAATTTATGTTTTCAGCGTTATAAGTTGGAGAATAAAACTCCCGGTACTTCGAAAAACCTTTAATCTTTTGCTTGATCACCCCTTTCAAATATTTTTCACGTACCTCATCCGGGGCGCCACGTTTGGTATAGATAAAAACTCCACCGGCAGATCCTCTCGATCCCAATAACGCCACTCCTGTGGGGTTATGTGTATCAATGATATCCACCCGATCGATGCTGCTAACAGAAATCGGTGGTAATGGAGGATTATGTGGATTTGTCCAAAGGATACCATCCAAATAAACAATATAGTTATTTCTTGCACTTCCGCCAAGCAACGACATTGGCATATTATTCCCAAAAAATGCAGGCGCTTTTTCAAAAAGAAAATCTTTTAAAGTGTTCGCCATAAAATCTGCGTCTGTTGGTTTTATCATTATATCAGGTTCCGAATAAATCTGTGAAAATTTTACTTCCTCCTGCTCAGGTGCATTTGCACTAACTTTCACCTCATCAATTAGTATCACATCTTTTTCGGGTTCGAATGCTTTTTCGGCAAGGCTCGCATAATAGTTTTGCCGGTAAAGTTCAAGCGGAATTTTATTTCTTTCGGAATATTGTTTGAATTTATTCGGATTAAAAGCCGCAGAAATGGTTTTCAACGGCTCAATTGTTACTCGTGTATTTTCACTTTCACTACTTTTTCGGGCCTGCAAAGTAACAGCTGCCGAATCAGCCAGATTAATATGCTGAAAAACAAACCGGCCTTCTGCATCGGAGGTTTCCCACGAGCTAAATAAACTATCGTTTTGCACCATTAGTATTACTTCACTTTCAGCTACCCGCTTTTTGTTCCACAGGTTAGTTACATAGCCGCCAATAGTAAAACCTGCCGTTACCGGATAAACAAATTCTTCCTCATCCAGGTCTGCAATTTTATTCCAGATGTAGTTGCTCCAGCCGTGTGTTAACATCAGCAGGTCGAGTTTCTGTTCGGCAGAAATTTCCGCATCGTCGTTAAAATAATTGGCCGGCGATTCAATGCGGCCAATAAGCTCAGCATCAAGATACAACTGCGACAACAGGGTTTGCGATTCACCAAAAGCATTCAAACTATTTTCGTCAACAACCGCAATCGAAAGCCGCGCACTGTCAGCAAGAAATTTTTTATCCGGAACAAGATGAAAATCGGCCAGACTGCGGTTTGAAAAAACCGAATCCGACAACTCTATGTTGATGGTATTTGTTTCAATATTGTTATTAAAATACAGCCGTTCAGAAACCGGGTTTAAATCTTCGTTTAACAGTAGCAGGCGGTTTATACCGGCACCAAATTTATTCTTCTCAATTTTTACGCTAAAGTCGTTTTGGGTGGGTCGTACTTTTTTGTAGAAAATTACTTCTCCCCGATTCATGCAGGCCAGCGTATATTTCTGACGATAGTAATTTTTGGAGTTACTTAAAATTCCAACATGCAAAAGATCTTCAGAATTGTTATACAACTGCAGTTTTATTCCTTCTTTCTCTGCTTCCCAAAACTGCACTTTTACTTTTGGAAAGGCATTTAAAACAACGGTATATTCTTCGCCGCTGTTCGGGTAAAAATCAAACCTTCCCAAGCCTTTATAGTTTGTTACAAAGTGGGCAACCGTTTTATTGTCTTTATTCAACACCACTCCGTTTGTATGAATGCTTTCACCATTTTTGCCGGTAATTTTTACGCCAATAACGTTCGGTGTGTGTTCCAGCAACATACCTCCTTCAGGGAAAAAACGCACAACAGGTTCCACACCTTCATTTGCCGTAGTAAATGTCCGGGAATCTATTTCAAATGAATTCTTAGTCCGCTCAATAGCTAGCGATTTGTAAAAGAAACAGTCATCGCCAAAGTTTCGGAGGTAATTGGTGTAAGCCCTGAAAATAATGTTTCCGGTAAGCAGCGAATCAACAATTGGAATATTTCCTTCTCCAAACCCCTTATAAACAGGAAATATCCCGGATTTTAAGATCGCTCCACTTGAATCGATTAAATCAACATACAAGTTCTGATCGTTGCTTACCGGAGCATGAGTTTTCCCGTTCAGCAGGTAGGCACTCAACCAAATGGTATCGCCAAGAAAGTAGATTTCGCGATCGGTTTGTACATACAATTTCTGAAAGCCCGGATGAGTAATTTTAGTATCAAAATCAGGCCTGTTTTGCGCCAGTAAATTCTGTGCTAAAAAAAGAAAAAGGAACCACCCTGTTAAAGGATTGCGCATTGGTTTGTTTTTGGTTTATTAGTTGAACAGCACTAAAATTAGCAATAAAAAATTCAATGTTCAATTGCATTTCTCATAAATCGCCGCGTAAAGCCTATTGGCTCTCATGTTATACATCATCTTTTTAGTTTCCAGCAACTAACGCCACTCAATTAGCCAGAAAACGTAAGAGTTTAAAAATGTATGAAGAAAACCAGCAGAAAATCTCTAACTTTAGCAAAAACACGAACACTGCACGATATACAGATTATGAAGAACTTACTTTTAAACGACGGGAACAAGCTACCAATTATTGGTTTTGGCACTTATAAATCAAACGAGCAAGAAGGAATTGAGGCAGTACGATTTGCCTTGCAAAATGGTTATCGATTAATTGACACGGCTGCCTTTTACTTTAACGAAGAAGCCGTTGGCAAAGGAATAAAAGCCAGTGGTATTCCGCGCGAAGAAGTTTTTGTAACCACTAAATTGTGGCGCGATTACCTGGGTTATGAATCAACCAAAAGAGAGCTGGAAAAATCATTGAAAAAGCTCGATGTGGATTACATCGACCTGTACCTGATACACTGGCCAGCCAATGCCCGCAACTATAACAACTGGCAAAAAGCCAATGCCGACACCTGGCGCGCCATGGAAGCGCTGCAAGCCGAAGGAAAGATTAAATCGATTGGGGTAAGTAATTTCTGGCAAGAACATTTTGATGCTTTGTTTAAAACAGCCAATGTAAAACCCGCTGTAAACCAAATTGAGTTTCACCCGGGTTACTGGCAACCGGAATTAACAGCCTTTTGTAAAAAACATGACATTGCGATTGAAGCCTGGTCGCCACTGGCCCGCGGACGCGTATTCGACAATGAAACCTTGCAACAAATTGCAAAAAACCACAATCAATCGATAGCAAAAGTTTGCCTGCGCTGGATTACCCAGCATGATGTTGTGGTCATCCCAAAATCAACTACCCACGAACGCATTCTCGATAACCTTAATTTATTCCATTTCGAGCTCAGCAATGAAGAAATGAACCTGATTGACAATCTTCCGGAAATCGGTTTTAGTGGGGAATTGCCAAATATTTGGCCGGAGCGGCTTCCTTTGACTTAATGATGCCCTCGACTAAAAAACGACCTATGAGAAAAATAGCAATACTAATTTTTTGCCTATTACAAATTTCGATTACTGCAAAATCACAAGAGACAAAATCAGAAAATAATTTAGATCTTGAATTAGGACTGGGTTACAATACTTTGAATTGGCAAGTGACATCATTAAATGAAAATGTAGGGCTCACCAGAAATGGATTTGCTGTTTTGCCTTCTCTTAAGTTAAAATATTCCATCAAATTTTCTGAGCTAAGAAACAATTCAATGTTTGAACTAACTCCTTTCGTGGGATACAATATGTTTGGAGGGAAATCTAAGACAGAATCAAATGGTTACAAAGACATAATTCGTTTGCAGTCATTTGAGATTGGTGTATTGCCAACCTTTTCCTTAAACCATAAAGTAAATCTATATGGAGGAGTAAAAGGACAATATATTTTTAGTGCAAAAAATAAATCTTACGGTTCAATCCTCAGCCCAATTGACACTGACAGAAATTGGGAGACAAACGATATAAGTGATTTAATTAAAGACATATCTTTTAACATCGGTGCAGGATTCAATTATAGAATAAATAGTTTTTCTTTAGGAATAGAGACTTGGTTTGGGATTACGAATTTAAGTGATACCGAAAACCTGAAAATTTATGAAAATAATTATCGGCTAATTATCGGATATAGAATCGAATAAAATACGTTGCATAACAGTTAAGCGTTCTAATGGCATGCAATGCCCAGTAAGAACCGGTTGTTGACGCAAACCGGGTTCAGATCGGAGTTGTAAGTTATGGTTTTCCCGATGTTTGGGTTTATCCTTTTCGGGAGGATGGTTGTTCACAGGCTCTCATTTCAGAGCTGATCAAAACCTGTTTTTAAGTTTCAAAATGATTTTTCAGCCTTTGTTTCTTAATTGATGCCATGCTTATCCACGGATTTTTCACTTTTGGGCACAGCTCCGCCAGGCCCTTGTCCTTTCTTTTCCTCATTTCTTTTTAAATAGAACCTGTGGTTAAATGAATTATTTCTTGCGTTTTAAGAAAGATAGAATGTGGCTGGCTTAAACAGGCAGTCTACAGATAGCGGATTATTTTCTACATCCTTTCATTTATAATTTACGAGTTCGCACAATCTCACATATATCTAACACACAGCATTCTTAATTGATTTTCAACCGTTTATTCACAAGGTTTTGAAAATCTGGCAACATTTTCGCAACATGCGAATTAAATAAAGTGTAGGCCCAACGGTGGTGACTTAATTGGAAGTTATTATTGTTTAATCTAAAAAATTGAATAAGAGATAAAACGTAAAATGGATGAACAACAATGAATAAAATTTGAAAGACAAAATTTTTAAAACGACCGATATGGAAACTTATTATTCACAACTTTGGATACTTTTAGACCTGATTATTGCAGCAGTTTTGTGCAGTGTCATTGGCGGCGAACGTGAGAAGCTAGACAAACCAGCAGGATTACGAACCAATATTATTGTAGGAAGTATTGCCTGCTTTTTTGTTTCAATAAGTCCGGGTTTAAGCAATTTTTTAATTGAAAACATGGAGCCCGATCATTTAAGCATGGATGCAATACGTATTCTCCAGGCCATTGTTGTGGGAGTGAGCTTTATTGGGGCAGGAACCATTTTAAAGTCGAAAGATGAGAATAATGTCCGAAACCTGACCACAGCTTCTACCTTGCTTTATTCTGCCGGAATAGGTATTTCTGTTGCATTGCACGTTTATATAATTGCCATTGGACTGGCTCTTATGGGACTAATAATAAACTCATTAAATAAAATATGGGCTTTTTTTTACCGTATCTTCAAGAAATAAAAGAATATTGGATTCTTTTCTATTCCCTTCCTCGGAAGAACATCAAGGGGGTTTATTCAAAATCTTATGACTTAACCAAATCATTATTCAGCTATAACAATCACACTAATTGGGAACGTTTCTTCTACCATCATTGTTCTTTTGATACGAATTAATGACCTGGGTGATAAAAACGGTAGACAACTTCATATAAAATGAATTGCAGTTAAGAGTCTTCATCCCAAAATCTCCGCGAATTTTCTATTCGGTTTGTATTTGCTAAATTAGTTACTTAAACACAACATGGCCGAGACTATTACTGCGGGTCAAAACTTTTTTAATATGAAAAAACTACTCTTTTTCTGGAAAGAATTAATGGCCACGTTTTGGTTTGTACCGGCACTTATTATTGGGTTTGCGGTCATTCTGTCTATAGGGTTCGTTTCTTTAGATAGCTACATAGATCTACCTCAAGATGGCTGGTTGCGATTTTTCCTGGTAAATAGTTCAGATTCAGCACGAAGTATTTTAGCAACTATATCCGGTGCTATGATTGGTGTGGCAGGAACTGTTTTTTCGGTTACCCTGGTAGCCCTCACTTTAGCTTCTTCACAATTTGGCCCCCGGTTAATTAAAAACTTTATGTACGTGCGGCTAAATCAAATTGTGTTAGGCTCATACATTTCCACCTATTTGTACTGCTTGTTGGTATTGAATGCCATCAGAGATTATGACGGCTACAGTTTCATCCCCTCTATTTCAATATTGGTAGCCATTTTCGCAGCAATAGTGAATATCGTTTTACTAATCATTTTTATCCACCAAATTGCTGTAAGTATTCAGGCAGACAAGGTTATATCAGATATCTCAAACCTAATCTCGAAACAAGTAAAAGTACTCTTTCCTGAAAAAATGGGCGATGGATTAAAAGATGAAAAAGTTTTTGATGAAGATGAAGCAATTTCAGCCTATAAGGAACATACCACGATTAAGTCTCCTAAAGCTGGATATCTTCAATACATAGACAATGAGGCGGTGATGGAAATTGTAACCAAAAATGATTCCCTCACACTATTAAATCAAGGGCCAGGTAGTTTCCTGGTAAAGGGTGGAGAAATTGGTGTACTGCACTCAAACAATGAATGGGAAGAAGAATCGATGAAAAAACTGATGGAGCAATTTATTATCGGAAAGACAAAGACTTCTCAGCAAGATCTGAACTATTCTATTCACCAAATGGTAGAAATAGCTGCAAGGGCGCTATCTCCGGGAGTAAACGACCCTTACACTGCCATTGCCTGCATTGACAATTTAACGGCCACACTGTGCTATCTGGCGGAAGCTAAATTCCCCTCAAAATATCGTGTTGACGAGGAAGATAATCTGCGAATTATCGCTGATGTTCTGAATTTCGAGGGAGTGCTAGATGCAGCATTTAATCAAATCAGACAATTTTCAGCAGGTAGTACAGCGGTGGTTATTAAATTGATGGAGGCACTGACCACAATATTGAATTTCACAAAAAAAGAAAGCTACAAAAAATCCGTAATCAAACACGCCGAAATGGTTTACAGACAAGGAAAAGAAACGATAAAGGAGACTAATGATCTTCAAGATCTTACGGAGAGAGCAAACAAGATTTTAAAGAAATGACCAAAAACCAGCTCAATCTGCTTCATCAGCGTTCCAACCCCTATAATTTTCCCTTTCTGTTTCCCCTATAATAATAATTAAATACCTTTGGCGTTTTAGAAAAAATGACAATCGCGCATGAAGCGAAAAATACACCTAATTATTTTGTTTTGTTTTTCGATGTTGGCCGGGAAAGCTCAAATTGGAGGTGAATACACCTACCAGTTTCTGGAGCTTACGAACTCTGCACGTATTGCCGCTTTGGGCGGAACACAAATTGCCATTTTCGATTCAAGCGATCTGAACCTGCCATATGCCAACCCGGCACTGCTTCACGAGGATATGGACAACCGCGTTTTAGTAAACTACGTAAAT
It includes:
- a CDS encoding DUF2254 domain-containing protein, whose product is MKKLLFFWKELMATFWFVPALIIGFAVILSIGFVSLDSYIDLPQDGWLRFFLVNSSDSARSILATISGAMIGVAGTVFSVTLVALTLASSQFGPRLIKNFMYVRLNQIVLGSYISTYLYCLLVLNAIRDYDGYSFIPSISILVAIFAAIVNIVLLIIFIHQIAVSIQADKVISDISNLISKQVKVLFPEKMGDGLKDEKVFDEDEAISAYKEHTTIKSPKAGYLQYIDNEAVMEIVTKNDSLTLLNQGPGSFLVKGGEIGVLHSNNEWEEESMKKLMEQFIIGKTKTSQQDLNYSIHQMVEIAARALSPGVNDPYTAIACIDNLTATLCYLAEAKFPSKYRVDEEDNLRIIADVLNFEGVLDAAFNQIRQFSAGSTAVVIKLMEALTTILNFTKKESYKKSVIKHAEMVYRQGKETIKETNDLQDLTERANKILKK